A part of Winslowiella toletana genomic DNA contains:
- the efeU gene encoding iron uptake transporter permease EfeU yields the protein MFVPFLIMLREGLEAALIVSLIASYLKRTQRAKWFGAMWIGVFIAVALCLAVGVFINETTGEFPQKEQELFEGIVAVIAVAILTYMVFWMRKVSRNVKAQLEDAVDHALQKGNNNGWALVLMVFLAVAREGLESVFFLLAAFQQDVGMAPPVGAMLGLAVAVILGMLLYWGGVRLNLAKFFKWSSLFILFVAAGLAAGAIRAFHEAGLWNHFQDIAFDLSNSLSTHTLFGTLLEGILGYQETPTVSEVAVYFIYLIPALLLFAMPARPSASAARTTR from the coding sequence ATGTTTGTTCCATTTCTTATTATGCTACGTGAAGGATTAGAGGCGGCGCTGATTGTCAGCCTGATTGCCAGCTACCTGAAGCGTACCCAACGGGCGAAATGGTTTGGCGCGATGTGGATTGGCGTGTTTATCGCGGTGGCGCTCTGTCTGGCGGTCGGCGTGTTTATTAATGAAACCACCGGTGAATTTCCGCAGAAAGAGCAGGAGCTGTTTGAAGGCATCGTGGCGGTGATTGCGGTGGCGATCCTGACTTATATGGTGTTCTGGATGCGCAAAGTCTCCCGCAATGTCAAAGCGCAGCTGGAAGACGCCGTCGACCATGCGCTGCAGAAGGGGAATAACAACGGCTGGGCGCTGGTGCTGATGGTGTTTCTCGCCGTAGCGCGCGAAGGGCTGGAATCGGTATTTTTCCTGCTGGCGGCTTTCCAGCAGGATGTCGGGATGGCGCCGCCAGTTGGCGCAATGCTTGGCCTGGCGGTGGCGGTGATCCTCGGCATGCTGCTGTACTGGGGCGGCGTGCGTCTTAACCTGGCGAAATTTTTCAAATGGAGCAGCCTGTTTATTCTGTTTGTGGCCGCCGGTCTGGCGGCGGGCGCGATCCGTGCCTTTCATGAAGCCGGTCTGTGGAACCACTTCCAGGATATCGCCTTCGATCTGAGCAATTCCCTCTCCACCCACACCCTGTTCGGCACGCTGCTGGAAGGGATTCTGGGCTATCAGGAGACGCCAACCGTCAGTGAAGTGGCGGTGTACTTTATCTATCTGATTCCGGCGCTGCTGCTGTTTGCGATGCCAGCACGTCCATCGGCTTCGGCGGCGAGAACAACGCGCTAA
- the efeO gene encoding iron uptake system protein EfeO, whose protein sequence is MTTRFRRKALYVALLAISAASAAQAADVPQVKISVNDKQCEPMTLTVNAGKTQFIIKNDSQKGLEWEILKGVMVVEERENIAPGFTQKMTANLEAGEYDMTCGLLSNPKGKLIVKDSGAKVNDGKPDVLQLVGPIAEYKVYVTKEVEQLVTGTKAFTDAIKAGDLDKAKALFAPTRQHYERIEPIAELFSDLDGSIDAREDDFEKKAEDPNFTGFHRLEKALFADNTTKGQEAFADRLYKDTLDLQTRINELAFPPGKVVGGAAGLIEEVASSKISGEEDRYSRTDLWDFRANVDGAQKIVNLLRPLLVKANPELLAKVDGNFKKVDTILDKYRTKEGYESYDKLTTADRNALKGPITSLAEDLSLLRGTLGLD, encoded by the coding sequence ATGACTACTCGTTTTCGCCGTAAGGCGCTGTACGTCGCGCTGCTGGCGATTTCCGCCGCCTCCGCTGCGCAGGCTGCTGATGTTCCACAGGTAAAAATTAGCGTTAACGACAAACAGTGTGAGCCGATGACCCTGACGGTAAACGCCGGCAAAACCCAGTTTATTATCAAAAACGACAGCCAGAAAGGGCTGGAGTGGGAGATTCTGAAAGGGGTGATGGTGGTGGAGGAGCGTGAGAATATCGCCCCTGGTTTCACCCAGAAGATGACCGCCAATCTGGAAGCCGGCGAGTACGATATGACCTGTGGCCTGCTGAGCAATCCGAAAGGCAAGCTGATCGTCAAAGATAGCGGCGCCAAAGTGAATGACGGTAAACCGGATGTATTGCAGCTGGTCGGCCCGATTGCTGAGTACAAAGTGTATGTCACCAAAGAAGTTGAGCAGCTGGTAACCGGTACCAAAGCCTTTACCGATGCGATAAAAGCCGGCGATCTCGATAAAGCGAAAGCGCTGTTTGCACCAACCCGTCAGCACTACGAGCGCATTGAGCCTATCGCCGAGTTGTTCTCCGATCTTGATGGCAGCATCGATGCGCGCGAAGATGACTTCGAGAAGAAAGCAGAAGATCCTAACTTCACCGGTTTCCACCGTCTGGAGAAAGCGCTGTTTGCCGACAACACCACCAAAGGACAGGAAGCCTTTGCTGACCGTCTGTATAAAGACACGCTGGATCTGCAAACCCGCATCAACGAACTGGCATTCCCGCCAGGTAAAGTGGTGGGCGGCGCGGCGGGTCTGATTGAAGAAGTGGCGTCCAGTAAAATTTCCGGCGAAGAAGATCGTTACAGCCGTACCGATCTGTGGGACTTCCGCGCCAACGTCGACGGTGCGCAGAAAATTGTTAACCTGCTGCGTCCGTTGCTGGTCAAAGCCAATCCCGAGCTGCTGGCGAAAGTGGATGGCAACTTCAAAAAAGTGGATACGATCCTTGATAAGTATCGTACCAAAGAGGGCTATGAGTCCTACGATAAACTCACTACTGCCGATCGTAATGCGCTGAAAGGACCGATCACTTCCCTGGCTGAAGATCTCTCTCTGCTGCGCGGTACCTTAGGCCTGGATTAA